Proteins from one Erythrolamprus reginae isolate rEryReg1 chromosome 6, rEryReg1.hap1, whole genome shotgun sequence genomic window:
- the BHLHE41 gene encoding class E basic helix-loop-helix protein 41 isoform X1, translating to MDEEPPPLQRRPDLEQFRDLRGLDYAPSPMCHSRRNMKRDESKETYKLPHRLIEKKRRDRINECIAQLKDLLPEHLKLTTLGHLEKAVVLELTLKHVKALTVLTEQQHQKIVALQNGDRSLKSPPPSDLEAFHSGFQTCTKEVLHYLSRAENGTASCEQRCIELLAHLHSVCARFLPGSPLWIPKLCGRPQGRCCPQEGQQQCPGRSPKQERPQPHCVPVIQRTDTFGRSTATPHRPPSGPEQAGEPDTDTDSGYGGEGEGKTHQAIWRVKREPTGDGEEEAPEGAKRRRRENGSPSGALGQGTGVLGSPESSLLHPLMALGLGATGGLLGGSLSGQAVATPFCLPFYFIAPSMADMQPLLERISLEKSLYPTRGASGPLPFFYPAIPIQGLATSAAALPSLALATAEKGSSLSGAAVSCFPGEGTPTAQPPPRLSTHKLAGLNTDMESCPAPKQALQPSRGKPLQKEPLRSSI from the exons ATGGATGAAGAGCCCCCGCCGCTGCAAAGAAGGCCCGACTTAGAGCAGTTTCGGGACCTCCGAGG CCTGGATTATGCTCCCTCGCCCATGTGCCACTCCAGGAGAAACATGAAGAGGGACGAGAGCAAG GAAACCTACAAACTGCCCCACCGGCTGAtcgagaagaagaggagagaccGAATCAACGAATGCATCGCGCAGTTGAAGGATTTGCTCCCTGAACATCTCAAACTCACG ACGTTGGGACACCTAGAGAAAGCCGTTGTTTTGGAATTAACTTTGAAACACGTCAAAGCGTTAACTGTCTTAACGGAACAGCAGCATCAGAAAATCGTGGCTCTACAGAACG GGGACCGATCCCTGAAGTCTCCCCCGCCGTCTGACCTGGAGGCCTTCCACTCGGGCTTCCAAACCTGCACCAAAGAAGTCCTGCACTACCTCTCCCGAGCTGAAAACGGGACCGCCAGCTGTGAGCAACGCTGCATCGAACTGCTGGCTCACCTCCACTCGGTTTGCGCCAGATTCCTACCCGGCTCTCCCCTCTGGATCCCAAAGCTTTGCGGTAGGCCTCAAGGACGATGCTGCCCCCAGGAAGGACAACAGCAGTGTCCCGGCAGGTCCCCGAAGCAGGAGCGCCCCCAGCCCCACTGCGTGCCCGTCATCCAGAGGACTGATACTTTTGGTAGGAGCACAGCTACCCCACACCGGCCCCCTAGTGGCCCGGAGCAAGCCGGGGAGCCCGACACTGACACAGACAGTGGCTATggaggtgagggtgaggggaaGACCCACCAGGCCATCTGGAGGGTCAAGCGAGAGCCCACAGGTGATGGGGAAGAAGAAGCTCCAGAGGGGGCAAAAAGACGTCGCCGGGAGAACGGCAGTCCCTCTGGTGCCCTAGGGCAAGGGACTGGAGTCTTGGGGAGTCCAGAGTCCTCCCTTCTGCACCCGCTGATGGCTTTAGGTCTGGGGGCCACTGGTGGGCTGTTGGGAGGGTCTCTTTCAGGCCAAGCTGTTGCCACTCCTTTCTGCTTGCCTTTCTACTTCATCGCCCCATCGATGGCTGACATGCAGCCTCTGCTGGAGAGGATCAGCCTGGAGAAATCACTCTATCCCACTAGGGGAGCTAGTgggcccctccccttcttctaccCAGCGATTCCCATCCAAGGGCTCGCCACCTCTGCCGCTGCTTTGCCTTCCCTGGCCTTGGCCACTGCGGAGAAAGGGAGCTCACTTTCGGGGGCTGCAGTCTCCTGCTTTCCTGGGGAGGGAACCCccactgctcagccccctcctcgcctttccaCCCACAAGTTGGCTGGGCTCAACACAGACATGGAGTCTTGCCCTGCCCCAAAACAAGCTCTGCAGCCTAGCCGTGGGAAACCTTTGCAAAAAGAGCCTCTTCGGTCCAGCATTTaa
- the BHLHE41 gene encoding class E basic helix-loop-helix protein 41 isoform X2 → MCHSRRNMKRDESKETYKLPHRLIEKKRRDRINECIAQLKDLLPEHLKLTTLGHLEKAVVLELTLKHVKALTVLTEQQHQKIVALQNGDRSLKSPPPSDLEAFHSGFQTCTKEVLHYLSRAENGTASCEQRCIELLAHLHSVCARFLPGSPLWIPKLCGRPQGRCCPQEGQQQCPGRSPKQERPQPHCVPVIQRTDTFGRSTATPHRPPSGPEQAGEPDTDTDSGYGGEGEGKTHQAIWRVKREPTGDGEEEAPEGAKRRRRENGSPSGALGQGTGVLGSPESSLLHPLMALGLGATGGLLGGSLSGQAVATPFCLPFYFIAPSMADMQPLLERISLEKSLYPTRGASGPLPFFYPAIPIQGLATSAAALPSLALATAEKGSSLSGAAVSCFPGEGTPTAQPPPRLSTHKLAGLNTDMESCPAPKQALQPSRGKPLQKEPLRSSI, encoded by the exons ATGTGCCACTCCAGGAGAAACATGAAGAGGGACGAGAGCAAG GAAACCTACAAACTGCCCCACCGGCTGAtcgagaagaagaggagagaccGAATCAACGAATGCATCGCGCAGTTGAAGGATTTGCTCCCTGAACATCTCAAACTCACG ACGTTGGGACACCTAGAGAAAGCCGTTGTTTTGGAATTAACTTTGAAACACGTCAAAGCGTTAACTGTCTTAACGGAACAGCAGCATCAGAAAATCGTGGCTCTACAGAACG GGGACCGATCCCTGAAGTCTCCCCCGCCGTCTGACCTGGAGGCCTTCCACTCGGGCTTCCAAACCTGCACCAAAGAAGTCCTGCACTACCTCTCCCGAGCTGAAAACGGGACCGCCAGCTGTGAGCAACGCTGCATCGAACTGCTGGCTCACCTCCACTCGGTTTGCGCCAGATTCCTACCCGGCTCTCCCCTCTGGATCCCAAAGCTTTGCGGTAGGCCTCAAGGACGATGCTGCCCCCAGGAAGGACAACAGCAGTGTCCCGGCAGGTCCCCGAAGCAGGAGCGCCCCCAGCCCCACTGCGTGCCCGTCATCCAGAGGACTGATACTTTTGGTAGGAGCACAGCTACCCCACACCGGCCCCCTAGTGGCCCGGAGCAAGCCGGGGAGCCCGACACTGACACAGACAGTGGCTATggaggtgagggtgaggggaaGACCCACCAGGCCATCTGGAGGGTCAAGCGAGAGCCCACAGGTGATGGGGAAGAAGAAGCTCCAGAGGGGGCAAAAAGACGTCGCCGGGAGAACGGCAGTCCCTCTGGTGCCCTAGGGCAAGGGACTGGAGTCTTGGGGAGTCCAGAGTCCTCCCTTCTGCACCCGCTGATGGCTTTAGGTCTGGGGGCCACTGGTGGGCTGTTGGGAGGGTCTCTTTCAGGCCAAGCTGTTGCCACTCCTTTCTGCTTGCCTTTCTACTTCATCGCCCCATCGATGGCTGACATGCAGCCTCTGCTGGAGAGGATCAGCCTGGAGAAATCACTCTATCCCACTAGGGGAGCTAGTgggcccctccccttcttctaccCAGCGATTCCCATCCAAGGGCTCGCCACCTCTGCCGCTGCTTTGCCTTCCCTGGCCTTGGCCACTGCGGAGAAAGGGAGCTCACTTTCGGGGGCTGCAGTCTCCTGCTTTCCTGGGGAGGGAACCCccactgctcagccccctcctcgcctttccaCCCACAAGTTGGCTGGGCTCAACACAGACATGGAGTCTTGCCCTGCCCCAAAACAAGCTCTGCAGCCTAGCCGTGGGAAACCTTTGCAAAAAGAGCCTCTTCGGTCCAGCATTTaa
- the SSPN gene encoding sarcospan — MGSKGKEAPPKPPAKERGVSPGKETPAPPDQKAGKEEDSVHTCCGCRFPLLAALLQLALGVSITVLAFLMAEFSPALLLRETPYWAGALVCLTAVIGFVMLCISYQPDEKTCIQFFIKVAYFLLSALSLNVCVLAMAFAAYCYSQILRFTCAPISETVCHCKLDISDPLSRTVTYHSDCSFITNTFYLFLLIQFLLNLLAALVGFSACFVMWKDRYQVFYVGTRAQSKAMAGGPPPKV, encoded by the exons ATGGGCTCCAAAGGGAAAGAGGCCCCTCCGAAGCCCCCGGCCAAGGAGCGAGGGGTCTCCCCGGGCAAGGAGACCCCGGCCCCTCCGGACCAGAAGGCGGGCAAGGAAGAAGACTCCGTTCACACGTGCTGCGGGTGCCGGTTCCCGTTGCTGGCGGCTCTGCTGCAGCTGGCGCTGGGCGTCTCCATCACCGTCCTGGCCTTCCTCATGGCCGAGTTCAGCCCGGCTTTGCTGCTCCGGGAGACGCCCTATTGGGCCGGGGCTCTT GTTTGTCTGACAGCTGTCATTGGGTTTGTGATGCTTTGCATTTCTTACCAACCGGATGAAAAAACTTGCATTCAATTCTTCATCAAG GTGGCCTACTTCCTCCTGAGCGCCCTGAGTCTCAACGTCTGCGTTCTGGCCATGGCTTTCGCCGCCTACTGCTACTCCCAGATCCTCCGCTTCACCTGCGCGCCCATCTCCGAGACGGTCTGCCACTGCAAGCTGGACATCTCGGACCCGCTGAGCCGGACCGTCACCTATCACAGCGACTGCAGCTTCATCACCAACACCTTCTACCTCTTCCTGCTCATCCAGTTCCTCCTCAACCTCCTGGCCGCCCTCGTGGGCTTCTCCGCCTGTTTCGTCATGTGGAAGGATCGCTACCAAGTCTTTTACGTGGGCACACGGGCGCAGTCCAAAGCCATGGCGGGAGGGCCCCCGCCCAAAGTGTAG